AATTGAAGTAAATCGTCCAACAAGCAAATGCAGAAATACTCCTACCAGGCGTACCAGGTGCATCTTAATCAATGTAAGTATAACACAAGAATTGTATTATATGGAATAGGGAGCGCCGTGAAGGTTGAGGTGAGTTGGCGACCACAAAGGCCGATGAATCGGCGCTGGGCGCGATCAATCAGCCCCTACTCGCCCCAATATAGCTCCACTTTGCCAAAACGAACCCGATCTCCAACCTTGACGCCTGCATCTTCCAGCGCCTTCGTGACTCCCATCTTAGCGAGAGTCACCTGCAAACGGTCCATGCTTTCTTCGCTCTCCTGGTTCGTCATATTCACTGTCCGCTCGACACGTTTGCCTCGCACAACGTAGACGCCCTGTTCTTTCGTGATCGTAAAGGCATCCTGCGGTTGTGGACGTAAGACGGTTTCCTCCATACCGGTAATGGATTGTTCCGCGGCCCGTTCCGCCTCTTCCTGTCGTATTTCCTGCAACCTGCGCGCGGCGAACTGCATGAGTTCATCGACGCCTTGATGAGTAACGGCGGAGATGGCAAACACGGGATAGCCTGCCGCCTGGGCTTTGGCTTTCAATGCGGGCCAGCGCTTCTGCGCATCCGGCAAATCCATTTTGTTCAACGCGATAATCTGCGGGCGCGTTGCCAGGTGTTCATCGTATTCTCGCAATTCGCGGTTGATCGCCTCAAAATCCTGCCAGGGGTCGCGTTCGAATGACGCCCCATCAAGCATATGGATGAGCAGGCGCGTTCTCTGCACGTGGCGCAAAAATTCGTGACCAAGACCAACCCCTTGTGCGGCTCCCTCGATCAGCCCGGGAATATCGGCCAGCACAAAGCTGGCATCATCTCCGCTGCCAGGTTGACCTATCACCACCACTCCCAGGTTTGGTGTCAGTGTCGTGAAAGGGTAATCGGCGATCTTCGGCTCTGCTGCCGAGACGACAGAAAGCAGTGTCGATTTACCGGCATTGGGGTAACCAACCAGCCCAACGTCCGCAATCAAACGTAGTTCGAGCAGCAGCCAGCGTTCTTCGCCCGGCTCTCCACGCTGTGCCTCTCGCGGCGCCTGGTGTGTTGCCGTCGCAAAATGTACGTTACCCAATCCGCCGCGTCCGCCGCGTGCAACCATCACGCGCTGGCCATCCTCTACCAGGTCTGCGATCAATTCACCTGTACTGGCATCGCGAATAATGGTGCCCGGTGGTACTTTGAGTACAATATCTTCCCCTTTCGCGCCGTGCATCTTCTGTCTGGCGCCCGCCCCTCCAGCTGGCGCCTTGAAATGCTGGTGATAGCGATAATCAATCAGCGTATTCAGATTGGGGTCTGCCTCAAAATAGATGCTACCTCCCCTTCCACCATCGCCTCCATCCGGGCCACCATAGGGCACGAACTTCTCGCGGCGGAAGTGTATAGAGCCGTTTCCCCCATCCCCTGCCTTCACGTAAATTTTTGTATGATCGTAAAACATAATCTATCCTTGTGGTGTGAGAAACACCGTTTTTTTTGCCGTGGGTTTGAGTATATCATATTTTTGGGGGAAAGAGCTATTGCCAACAGGGAATTTCAGGCCGCGTTTAAGCGACGGTAGGTGACCTGAGCCGGTAATCCATGGGTGTATTCGATGGAACCAGGCTCGATCCAGAACCACCGGGTGATGATGGAGTTACATTCCATGTGCCATAGCCTCCTGCGCCGTAGTTGCATTGATTATTCACATAGCTGCAATAGTTGCCCGACATAGAGCCATTCTGTTGCACGGTGCCCGTGAAGAAGAGAGGTGGATTGCCATGCGAACCCTGTACCAGGAACTGAATATAATTTTTGTTTGTCACGTATCCTGTAAAGGAATTGCTGCCGATGAGCGGCGGCGATACGCTGAAGTAGCCGCTGATAGTCCCCTGGCTCTGGTTTATCGAAAGCGACATAGGCGCGCTCGTAGGGGGACGCGTAAGGTCATCGACAATCGTGCCGTTATAGTTTCCCGCCACATTTGGAATGCCCGGCGCGGGAATCGGAGTAGGCGATGGGGTTGGCGAAGGACTGGGACTTGGCTGAGTTGTGGCGGTGGCTGTAGGTGAAGGAGTCGATGCATGAGTAGCTACCGGTGTTGGCGTAGACTTGTGCTGAACGTGCGGCGTCGGGGTTATGCCGGATACCTGTCCATGATGACCCACCAGAGATGGCAACAGTAGGGCCAGGGCGACACCCACAATCGACAATGCGAGGACCAGAAGCAGCAACGCGCCAATGCGATTGCGTCGTCGTCGCGGCGATTTTTGCAATGAGACTGTCGTAGCCTGCTCAACCTGCGGTCTGTTGCGTTCTCCCTGCGCTGGAGCGGATTGGGCTACTGGTTTAGCAATGACGACAGGCTCAGGCAGAGGCTCGACAAGTGGTTCGGCATTCAACGCTTCCCAGAATGCTCCGGCGCTTGCGAAACGCGCGTTGCCGTCGATAGCCATCGCCCGGTAAACCGCCTGCTCAATATGGCGTGGAATAGTCGGCACGTACTGGTGAATTGGCTCCAATGGGTCAGTTCCCTTACTGCCCTGCTGAGTCGCACGGAAGAAAGCGTCCACCGGTACAGCTCCTGTCAGCAGCGCGTAAATAGTAGCTCCCAGCCCATAGATATCTGTGCGTGTATTCGTACCGATCCCGTATTGTTCAGGAGCGCCGTAGCCAGGAGACGCGTGACGTATGGCTGTTGTGGTGGATTCCGGATCGTATTCTTTGGCAATGCCGAAATCGACCAGAACGCTTCCAATCCCAGAAGTGGGCACAATGATATTAGCGGGCTTGATATCGCGGTGTATGATCGGTGGGTGCTGTTGATGCAGGTAGTCGACAGCCTGCATGATAGGACCCATAATACTGAGTACTTGCTGCACCGGGAAACGTTTGTTGGGCTGCTTCTGGCGCAACATTTCCAGATTTGGCCCCTCGACGTAATCCATCAACATGTAGGCGCGATCTTTTTTGGGGTCTTCGAAGACATAGTAGACACGCGGAAGCGCAGGATGATCCAGCCGCTTCAGAACCTCGGCCTCAAAGACGAAGCGCGCCCGTTCGCGTTTATTGGGGTCGACGACTTCTTTCAGGGCAAACAAATTGTGGTGGACCCGTTGATCCCTTACCAGGTAAACGGCACCGAATCCCCCTTTGCCGAGCAGGTCCTCCACGATATAACGGTCGCGCACGACCGTACCAATTGGGAGCGTACTTTGTACCTCTTGCACTCTGCACCTCACACAACATGCTT
The sequence above is a segment of the Ktedonobacteraceae bacterium genome. Coding sequences within it:
- the obgE gene encoding GTPase ObgE — translated: MFYDHTKIYVKAGDGGNGSIHFRREKFVPYGGPDGGDGGRGGSIYFEADPNLNTLIDYRYHQHFKAPAGGAGARQKMHGAKGEDIVLKVPPGTIIRDASTGELIADLVEDGQRVMVARGGRGGLGNVHFATATHQAPREAQRGEPGEERWLLLELRLIADVGLVGYPNAGKSTLLSVVSAAEPKIADYPFTTLTPNLGVVVIGQPGSGDDASFVLADIPGLIEGAAQGVGLGHEFLRHVQRTRLLIHMLDGASFERDPWQDFEAINRELREYDEHLATRPQIIALNKMDLPDAQKRWPALKAKAQAAGYPVFAISAVTHQGVDELMQFAARRLQEIRQEEAERAAEQSITGMEETVLRPQPQDAFTITKEQGVYVVRGKRVERTVNMTNQESEESMDRLQVTLAKMGVTKALEDAGVKVGDRVRFGKVELYWGE
- a CDS encoding serine/threonine-protein kinase: MQEVQSTLPIGTVVRDRYIVEDLLGKGGFGAVYLVRDQRVHHNLFALKEVVDPNKRERARFVFEAEVLKRLDHPALPRVYYVFEDPKKDRAYMLMDYVEGPNLEMLRQKQPNKRFPVQQVLSIMGPIMQAVDYLHQQHPPIIHRDIKPANIIVPTSGIGSVLVDFGIAKEYDPESTTTAIRHASPGYGAPEQYGIGTNTRTDIYGLGATIYALLTGAVPVDAFFRATQQGSKGTDPLEPIHQYVPTIPRHIEQAVYRAMAIDGNARFASAGAFWEALNAEPLVEPLPEPVVIAKPVAQSAPAQGERNRPQVEQATTVSLQKSPRRRRNRIGALLLLVLALSIVGVALALLLPSLVGHHGQVSGITPTPHVQHKSTPTPVATHASTPSPTATATTQPSPSPSPTPSPTPIPAPGIPNVAGNYNGTIVDDLTRPPTSAPMSLSINQSQGTISGYFSVSPPLIGSNSFTGYVTNKNYIQFLVQGSHGNPPLFFTGTVQQNGSMSGNYCSYVNNQCNYGAGGYGTWNVTPSSPGGSGSSLVPSNTPMDYRLRSPTVA